One window of Clarias gariepinus isolate MV-2021 ecotype Netherlands chromosome 21, CGAR_prim_01v2, whole genome shotgun sequence genomic DNA carries:
- the ube2l3b gene encoding ubiquitin-conjugating enzyme E2 L3b codes for MAASRRLHKELEEIRKSGMKNFRNIQVDESNILTWQGLIVPDNPPYDKGAFRIEIIFPAEYPFKPPKITFKTKIYHPNIDEKGQVCLPVISAENWKPATKTDQVIQSLIALVNDPQPEHPLRADLAEEYSKDRKKFFKNAEEFTKKHSEKRPVD; via the exons ATGGCGGCGAGCAGGAGACTGCACAAG GAGCTTGAAGAAATTCGCAAATCCGGGATGAAAAACTTCCGGAATATTCAAGTCGATGAATCAAATATACTGACATGGCAAGGCCTTATTGTTCCA gATAACCCTCCATATGACAAAGGGGCATTCAGAATTGAGATAATTTTCCCTGCAGAATACCCTTTCAAACCCCCAAAGATCACGTTCAAGACGAAGATCTACCACCCCAACATTGACGAGAAGGGGCAGGTCTGTCTGCcagtaattagcgcagagaacTGGAAACCAGCCACCAAAACCGACCAAG TTATTCAATCACTTATAGCGCTGGTGAACGACCCACAGCCAGAACATCCCCTGAGGGCCGACTTAGCAGAAGAATACTCAAAGGACCGtaaaaaattctttaagaaCGCAGAAGAGTTTACAAAGAAACACAGTGAAAAACGGCCAGTGGACTAA